The following proteins are co-located in the Acidicapsa acidisoli genome:
- a CDS encoding UBP-type zinc finger domain-containing protein — MAKPSCGHIKDHVKAVKPSAKGCEDCLKTGDSWVHLRMCLECGHVGCCDSSKNRHARAHFGATSHPIIQSAERGEKWRWCYVDEIYLD, encoded by the coding sequence GTGGCAAAGCCATCCTGTGGACATATCAAAGATCATGTGAAGGCGGTAAAGCCCTCCGCAAAAGGCTGTGAAGACTGCCTCAAGACCGGCGATTCCTGGGTTCATCTGCGCATGTGCCTGGAATGCGGGCATGTCGGTTGCTGTGATTCTTCAAAGAATCGTCATGCGCGGGCTCACTTCGGCGCGACGAGTCACCCCATCATTCAATCCGCGGAGCGCGGCGAAAAATGGCGCTGGTGCTATGTGGACGAGATCTATCTGGACTAG
- a CDS encoding glycosyltransferase family 9 protein — MKRGKATNRLVDFYLGIPVLNSLATVRRKRSLPRNPVRIGLLFNPALGDTLLASAVVQDIRALYPNGKLILFATTANAAAARLLPEIDAIETLPITRPLEAVRMLRRSRLDLMLDFSAWQRITALYTLLSGAKFTAGFERRKQYRHRGYDKTVPHQGDCHELENLRRLTRSLGAIAHAAPRLKIPDVPLPEVFSQTEEVILFHPWASGAKSWLREWPEENWAGLARELMAPGRSILITGAPSDEPRCQTLSRRLAADGIAVQILIGRTGIGEVACVLKRAKMLISVNTGIMHLGAILGTPTISINGPTSAERWGPIGPRVANVCPPDGSGGFLDLGFEYRGRPTDVMNKISVVDVMCAVNSYAQLRLAPS, encoded by the coding sequence ATGAAGCGGGGTAAAGCGACCAACAGGCTTGTCGATTTCTATCTCGGGATTCCGGTGCTCAACTCCTTGGCGACTGTCCGGCGAAAACGCAGTCTCCCCAGAAATCCCGTTCGGATAGGTTTGCTTTTCAATCCCGCTTTAGGCGATACTCTGCTCGCTTCCGCAGTCGTGCAGGACATTCGGGCTCTTTATCCGAACGGGAAGCTGATCTTGTTTGCTACCACCGCGAATGCGGCAGCCGCCAGATTGCTCCCAGAGATAGATGCCATCGAAACTCTTCCGATTACGCGTCCACTTGAAGCCGTGCGAATGCTCCGCCGATCAAGACTGGATCTTATGCTAGATTTCAGCGCCTGGCAGCGGATCACGGCACTGTATACGCTCTTGTCGGGAGCCAAATTCACTGCGGGATTTGAGCGCAGGAAACAGTATCGTCACCGTGGATACGATAAGACGGTGCCTCATCAGGGAGACTGTCATGAATTGGAAAATCTGCGCCGGCTGACGCGCTCTCTGGGAGCCATTGCTCATGCCGCACCACGGCTAAAGATCCCGGATGTGCCACTTCCAGAGGTTTTCTCGCAAACGGAAGAAGTCATTCTTTTCCATCCGTGGGCCTCGGGCGCAAAGAGCTGGCTCCGGGAGTGGCCGGAGGAAAACTGGGCAGGCCTTGCACGAGAATTGATGGCGCCCGGGCGCAGCATCCTGATTACCGGCGCGCCGTCCGACGAGCCTCGTTGTCAGACACTCAGCCGAAGGCTGGCCGCCGATGGGATCGCAGTGCAGATTCTGATCGGGCGTACCGGAATCGGTGAAGTCGCTTGCGTACTCAAGCGGGCAAAGATGCTCATTAGTGTGAATACGGGGATCATGCACCTCGGCGCAATCCTGGGTACTCCCACGATTTCCATCAATGGTCCAACCTCCGCAGAACGTTGGGGGCCGATCGGACCCAGGGTAGCGAACGTCTGTCCTCCCGATGGCAGCGGCGGCTTTCTCGATCTGGGTTTTGAGTATCGGGGAAGACCTACGGATGTAATGAACAAAATCTCAGTTGTCGATGTGATGTGTGCCGTGAACAGTTACGCGCAATTACGATTGGCGCCGAGCTAG
- a CDS encoding precorrin-2 dehydrogenase/sirohydrochlorin ferrochelatase family protein, with the protein MEMFPVFFKLVGRPCLVVGAGTIAAPKIVSLLRAGAAVKVVAPKARPEVEMQARTGELVWHAREFVDTDLDGMFLVIAATDLQRVNHQVAEFARVRNVLCNSVDDPPDCDFFYPSVVRRGDLQIAISTAGKSPALAQRLREEIDALLPEDTGAWLDQLGITRLRLLAAFPSSEERKHALHLLARRDSCDPTMCPVQQTLDRLLEHKDEDAGQ; encoded by the coding sequence ATGGAGATGTTTCCTGTCTTTTTCAAGCTCGTGGGGCGCCCTTGTCTTGTTGTGGGCGCTGGTACGATTGCCGCGCCCAAAATTGTCAGCCTCTTGCGCGCAGGCGCCGCTGTGAAAGTTGTCGCGCCAAAGGCCCGCCCGGAGGTAGAGATGCAGGCCCGCACAGGCGAACTGGTATGGCACGCGCGCGAGTTTGTGGACACGGATCTTGATGGAATGTTTCTGGTGATCGCTGCAACAGATTTGCAGCGAGTGAATCATCAGGTGGCAGAGTTCGCACGGGTACGCAATGTTCTTTGCAACTCTGTCGATGATCCTCCTGACTGCGACTTTTTCTATCCCTCCGTCGTGAGGCGAGGCGATCTGCAGATCGCGATATCGACCGCTGGCAAGAGCCCCGCGCTGGCTCAACGCTTGCGCGAAGAAATAGACGCATTGCTGCCAGAGGATACCGGCGCTTGGCTCGATCAACTGGGAATCACGCGGTTGAGGCTTTTGGCTGCTTTCCCGAGCAGTGAGGAGCGCAAGCACGCGCTGCATTTGTTGGCCAGACGGGATAGCTGCGATCCCACGATGTGTCCAGTGCAGCAGACACTTGATCGCCTTCTTGAGCATAAAGATGAGGACGCAGGGCAATGA
- the rfbF gene encoding glucose-1-phosphate cytidylyltransferase — MKAVILAGGLGSRLSEETTLRPKPMVEIGGKPILWHIMKIYSSFGINDFVICLGYKGYMIKEFFANYFIYSSDVTFDLEKGTTECHRSGVERWRVTLVDTGAETMTGGRLRRVLPFVKDEEMFCFTYGDGLADVNIAELIEFHKRHGKLVSLTAVQPTGKFGALDLDDDGTVLSFAEKPKGDGRWVNGGYLVLSPKVGDYLKDDSTIWEREPIETIAKEGNVAAFKHPGFWQPMDTVHDRAVLEALWGSGSAPWKVWE, encoded by the coding sequence ATGAAGGCAGTTATCCTGGCGGGAGGGCTCGGCAGCCGCTTAAGTGAAGAAACTACACTCCGTCCCAAGCCTATGGTCGAAATTGGCGGTAAGCCGATCCTATGGCACATCATGAAGATCTATTCCTCCTTTGGAATCAATGACTTCGTCATCTGCCTGGGATATAAGGGCTACATGATCAAGGAGTTCTTTGCCAACTACTTCATCTACTCTTCCGATGTAACTTTCGATCTGGAAAAAGGCACCACCGAGTGCCACAGGAGTGGCGTTGAACGATGGCGCGTTACCCTGGTTGACACCGGAGCAGAGACGATGACCGGCGGCAGGCTACGGCGTGTTCTTCCCTTTGTGAAAGACGAAGAGATGTTCTGCTTTACCTATGGCGACGGTCTGGCGGATGTCAACATAGCAGAACTCATCGAATTCCATAAACGGCACGGCAAGTTAGTGAGTCTCACCGCAGTGCAGCCCACTGGAAAATTCGGGGCGTTGGATTTGGACGACGATGGAACTGTTTTGTCTTTTGCCGAAAAGCCAAAGGGGGATGGACGGTGGGTCAATGGCGGCTACCTTGTCTTGTCTCCCAAAGTAGGTGATTACCTCAAAGACGATTCGACCATCTGGGAACGAGAGCCAATAGAGACGATCGCCAAGGAAGGCAATGTCGCAGCTTTCAAGCATCCCGGGTTCTGGCAGCCTATGGATACTGTCCATGACCGCGCCGTTCTGGAGGCTCTCTGGGGCAGCGGTTCAGCCCCCTGGAAGGTTTGGGAATGA
- the cobA gene encoding uroporphyrinogen-III C-methyltransferase, producing the protein MNGLTRAEQGKVYLVGAGPGSLELLTLRAHSLISSASCLLHDDLVSTEILSLASSDALVRNVGKRCGAKTITQEEINTWIVEYAEAGHSVVRLKSGDPLLFGRAAEEIDALQHAAIPFEVIPGVSAGFAAAAVAGLPLTGRITNSRVLFATRHLAAGATNGLAGIAPNVSLVLYMPGRDYAAIAKELSANGWPANTRCLVVSSLGTPSQQWKKCDLRDLPHLAHLPAPVLMLFVPAEKEAFEQPG; encoded by the coding sequence ATGAACGGTTTGACACGCGCGGAGCAAGGCAAAGTCTATCTGGTCGGAGCTGGTCCTGGCTCGTTGGAATTGCTTACCCTGCGGGCGCACTCTCTAATTTCGTCTGCAAGCTGCTTGTTGCATGACGATTTGGTTTCAACGGAAATCTTGTCGCTCGCCTCGTCTGACGCCTTGGTGCGCAATGTTGGCAAGCGCTGTGGCGCGAAGACCATCACACAGGAAGAAATCAATACCTGGATCGTCGAGTACGCCGAGGCAGGACACAGCGTTGTTCGCCTTAAAAGCGGAGATCCTTTGCTCTTTGGCCGCGCTGCTGAAGAAATCGATGCACTCCAACATGCGGCGATCCCATTTGAAGTTATCCCGGGTGTTTCTGCTGGCTTCGCGGCGGCTGCGGTCGCTGGCCTTCCACTCACGGGCCGCATCACGAATTCGCGAGTCCTTTTTGCAACCAGGCACCTGGCAGCTGGCGCGACCAACGGCCTCGCAGGCATCGCGCCCAATGTCAGCCTGGTGCTTTATATGCCAGGGCGGGATTACGCTGCGATAGCCAAGGAGTTGAGCGCCAACGGTTGGCCAGCCAATACGCGCTGTCTGGTTGTATCCTCCCTTGGCACGCCATCGCAGCAATGGAAGAAATGTGACTTGAGGGACTTACCGCACTTGGCACACTTGCCTGCGCCGGTGCTCATGCTTTTTGTCCCGGCAGAAAAAGAAGCGTTTGAGCAACCTGGATAA
- a CDS encoding SLBB domain-containing protein, producing MIRRFSAPFALLLLTAPLALQSQTFPQFPDQSGSQNGQQNSTSLCPDGSPAATMADGSLGCQSTSQQQQLTPRDVTEPANRRNTVAGAAEGADLTGQSSTGNSLQNRTLPQEPLTEFQKFVAATIGQLLPIYGANLFRNVPSTFSPNDLAPVTSDYVLGPDDELRIRIWGQINYSGNLRIDRSGDVYLPDVGSVHVAGLQFSAVDQHLRSAVGRMYRNFDLSVDIGRIRSMQIYVTGQARRPGAYTVSSLSSLVDALFATGGPSAQGSLRHVELRRNGKTVSDFDLYALLIHGDKSKDTRLLPEDVLYFPPAGAQVAIIGSIHSPGIYELNGTETIDDLIKAAGETTTIASSSRISLERLGDHQIRQAMEFPLDTSGLSAPLAGGDILRVFSIVPSYQKTVTLRGDVANAGRFAWHANMHLSDLIPDRDSLLSRDYWWKRSHLGLPAPEFEPFIANFEANLRRPPPTYYPCVPNGNNLSSSINPTSDNLAQTSQSTLNSENPCLYSNQNYSNSNNSNTTTNQQPYNRDLTSPEAQEALTSGLASSDRQDSAGYGVEAQGSRPSNVGGTVASQFDLMSGPGNPTQTKRTDVRIAAPEIDWNYAVIERLDPETLRTSLIPFDLGKLVLKHDPAQDLAVQPGDTVTVFSQADIRVPLAEQTKYIHLEGEFAHPGVYSAQPGETLRDLVRRAGGFTSKAYLYGSEFDRESTRVLQQQRIDEYIRRVGIDSGRGTLALTASSTSSSAVNTAGAATAERDLIDRLKQIRATGRVVLNFQSTSSSIDEVPEISLENGDRFTVPPVPATINVVGAVYDQNSFLYHARGSAGSYLRMAGGPDRDADWRRTFVIRADGSVVAHNSVKGPWGNTFNDLKLNPGDTIVVPDKVLRPTALRGFLDWSQLFSQLALGVAAIQLL from the coding sequence ATGATTAGGCGTTTTTCCGCACCGTTCGCGCTCCTGCTCCTGACTGCTCCTCTTGCACTCCAATCTCAAACCTTCCCCCAGTTCCCGGATCAAAGCGGTTCGCAAAACGGGCAGCAGAACTCGACTTCTCTTTGCCCTGACGGTTCTCCCGCGGCAACGATGGCGGACGGCAGTCTTGGATGCCAGTCGACCTCGCAGCAACAGCAGCTGACGCCCCGTGACGTCACCGAACCGGCCAACCGTAGAAATACCGTGGCGGGTGCCGCTGAAGGCGCCGATCTGACCGGGCAGTCAAGCACCGGAAATTCGCTTCAAAACCGGACTTTGCCGCAAGAGCCACTAACGGAGTTCCAAAAATTTGTGGCTGCTACGATCGGTCAACTTCTGCCGATCTATGGAGCCAATCTCTTTCGGAATGTTCCATCCACGTTTTCACCCAATGATCTCGCTCCCGTAACTTCCGACTACGTCCTTGGCCCTGACGATGAACTGAGAATCCGGATCTGGGGCCAGATCAATTACTCCGGAAATCTGCGTATTGACAGGTCGGGTGATGTCTATCTCCCCGACGTGGGCTCAGTCCACGTGGCGGGCCTGCAATTCTCTGCGGTAGACCAGCATCTGCGTTCCGCAGTCGGCAGAATGTATCGAAATTTCGATCTTTCCGTCGACATCGGGCGAATCCGCTCGATGCAGATTTACGTGACCGGACAGGCACGTCGTCCTGGGGCATATACCGTGAGCTCATTGAGCTCTCTTGTAGACGCCCTTTTTGCGACTGGTGGGCCGTCGGCACAGGGATCTCTGCGTCATGTCGAATTGCGCCGGAACGGAAAAACTGTCAGCGACTTCGACCTGTACGCGCTTTTGATCCATGGGGATAAGTCAAAAGACACCCGATTGCTTCCGGAAGATGTTCTCTATTTCCCACCAGCCGGAGCTCAGGTAGCGATTATTGGCAGTATCCATAGCCCGGGCATTTATGAACTAAACGGAACAGAAACCATCGACGATCTAATTAAAGCGGCTGGCGAAACCACTACGATTGCCTCAAGCTCTCGGATCTCACTCGAACGCTTAGGTGACCACCAAATTCGTCAAGCGATGGAATTCCCTCTGGATACCTCTGGTTTGTCAGCGCCCCTGGCAGGCGGTGATATCTTACGCGTCTTCTCCATTGTTCCTTCCTATCAGAAGACCGTTACCCTGCGCGGAGACGTGGCCAATGCTGGACGTTTTGCATGGCACGCCAATATGCACCTGAGCGACTTGATCCCCGACCGGGACTCGTTGTTGAGCCGCGACTACTGGTGGAAGCGAAGCCATCTCGGATTGCCGGCGCCGGAATTCGAGCCGTTTATCGCCAACTTTGAAGCAAATCTGCGAAGACCTCCTCCGACGTACTATCCGTGCGTTCCGAACGGAAATAATCTGTCGTCGTCGATCAATCCGACTTCCGACAACCTTGCGCAGACTTCTCAAAGCACTCTGAATTCTGAGAATCCATGCCTGTATTCCAACCAAAACTATTCAAACTCAAACAACTCGAATACAACAACCAATCAACAGCCCTACAATCGCGATCTCACCTCTCCCGAGGCTCAGGAAGCACTGACTTCCGGGTTGGCCTCCAGCGACAGGCAAGATTCTGCCGGTTACGGCGTGGAAGCTCAGGGTTCCCGTCCGTCTAACGTTGGGGGCACGGTAGCCTCGCAGTTCGATCTGATGTCAGGGCCTGGAAATCCGACACAGACAAAGCGGACAGATGTACGGATAGCAGCTCCTGAGATCGATTGGAACTACGCAGTCATCGAACGTCTGGACCCCGAAACCCTCAGAACTTCGCTGATTCCCTTCGATCTTGGAAAACTCGTGCTCAAGCATGACCCAGCCCAGGATCTGGCCGTCCAGCCCGGCGACACGGTTACCGTGTTCTCACAGGCAGACATCCGGGTTCCCTTGGCTGAACAGACCAAATACATCCATCTGGAAGGGGAATTCGCGCATCCTGGCGTCTACAGCGCACAACCTGGTGAGACTCTGCGTGACTTGGTTCGGCGAGCTGGAGGTTTCACCAGTAAGGCTTATCTCTACGGTTCCGAATTCGATCGCGAATCGACGCGGGTATTACAGCAACAACGCATCGACGAATACATTCGCCGCGTTGGTATCGACTCTGGGCGTGGCACCCTTGCATTAACCGCCTCCTCGACTTCCAGCAGTGCTGTCAACACTGCTGGCGCTGCTACCGCGGAACGCGATCTAATCGACCGTCTCAAACAAATCCGGGCTACCGGACGCGTTGTATTGAACTTCCAGTCGACCAGCTCAAGCATCGACGAAGTGCCTGAGATCAGCCTGGAAAACGGGGACCGCTTCACGGTTCCCCCTGTGCCGGCGACGATCAACGTCGTAGGCGCCGTATATGACCAGAATTCATTCCTCTATCACGCTCGTGGTTCAGCCGGAAGTTACCTTCGCATGGCTGGCGGCCCTGATCGCGACGCCGACTGGCGGCGTACCTTCGTGATTCGGGCCGATGGTTCAGTCGTCGCTCACAACTCCGTCAAAGGACCGTGGGGGAATACGTTCAACGACCTCAAGTTGAATCCGGGAGATACCATTGTGGTGCCGGACAAGGTCTTACGTCCCACGGCATTACGCGGCTTCCTGGACTGGTCCCAATTGTTCTCGCAACTTGCCCTTGGCGTCGCCGCAATCCAACTCCTTTAG
- the rfbG gene encoding CDP-glucose 4,6-dehydratase, protein MNWSGKRVLLTGHTGFKGSWLSLWLQQKGAELCGLALNPPTRLNIFQDAAVERGMRSVIGDIRNTDLVKKTLLEHRPEIVFHLAAQPLVRSSYDDPIGTYTTNVIGTASVLDAVRNTDSVRAVVVVTTDKCYENREWEWPYRETDRLGGYDPYSNSKACAELVVSAYRNSFFNPAAYSRHGVAIASVRAGNVIGGGDWAEDRLVPDIIRAFIEGRPVRIRNPRAIRPWQHVLEPLRGYIRVAETSYDEGVAGGEAWNFGPEQSDAQPVEWIVRQLAEVWGDGASWELEDTAQPHEAHTLKLDWSKAQHRLGWAPKLRLQEALAMTAKWYRLKSKEHDMHQFTIAQIQAYEDRGDHALARAVKNSGSNGVQA, encoded by the coding sequence ATGAACTGGAGCGGCAAACGGGTGCTACTGACCGGGCACACTGGCTTCAAAGGAAGCTGGCTGTCCTTGTGGCTGCAGCAGAAAGGCGCGGAACTTTGCGGTCTTGCGCTGAATCCTCCAACCAGGCTGAATATCTTTCAGGATGCTGCGGTAGAACGTGGCATGCGCTCGGTGATTGGAGACATACGAAATACCGACCTGGTCAAGAAGACCTTGCTCGAGCATCGACCCGAAATTGTCTTCCATCTAGCTGCGCAGCCGCTCGTGCGCAGTTCGTATGACGACCCGATTGGCACCTACACGACGAATGTAATAGGTACTGCAAGCGTACTGGACGCTGTTCGCAATACCGACAGTGTGCGTGCTGTTGTCGTTGTCACCACAGATAAGTGCTACGAAAATCGGGAGTGGGAATGGCCCTATCGTGAGACGGACAGATTGGGCGGCTACGATCCTTACAGCAACAGCAAGGCGTGCGCCGAGTTGGTGGTGTCCGCCTACCGAAATTCGTTTTTTAATCCGGCAGCCTACAGCCGGCACGGAGTCGCGATCGCGTCCGTTCGCGCAGGAAACGTAATCGGCGGAGGGGATTGGGCTGAGGACCGGCTTGTTCCCGACATCATCCGCGCATTCATCGAGGGGCGCCCTGTACGAATACGAAATCCCCGCGCGATTCGCCCCTGGCAGCATGTTTTGGAGCCGCTGCGAGGGTACATCCGCGTCGCAGAGACCTCATACGACGAGGGCGTCGCAGGTGGCGAGGCCTGGAACTTCGGGCCGGAGCAATCGGACGCGCAACCGGTTGAGTGGATCGTGCGCCAACTCGCCGAGGTCTGGGGCGACGGCGCAAGCTGGGAACTTGAAGATACAGCACAGCCGCATGAAGCGCACACTCTGAAGCTCGATTGGTCCAAAGCGCAACATCGCCTTGGCTGGGCTCCCAAACTGAGGCTTCAAGAGGCGCTTGCGATGACCGCAAAATGGTACAGACTAAAATCGAAGGAACACGATATGCATCAGTTCACCATCGCGCAGATCCAGGCGTATGAAGATCGCGGCGACCACGCGCTCGCGCGGGCTGTCAAGAATTCTGGATCAAACGGAGTACAGGCGTGA
- a CDS encoding sugar transferase: MGKLEAQVQSEYDYAGVTFEGNAFVSEARSSQLPLLSTGTHIHSWRYLHIKRWIDIAGSLLMIALSIIPGVIIAAAIALTSEGPIFYREMRIGRGGRPFRIWKFRSMCQKAEWREVVKAGPSSGNFLHWRVHKNLRDPRITAVGGFLRRWSLDELPQVMNVLRGEMSLIGPRPVIDAEVPLYGHLQHFYLAATPGLSGLWQVSGRSNISFAARADLDAHYVRNWSLRSDFGILLRTIPAVLGRVGAR; the protein is encoded by the coding sequence ATGGGAAAGCTCGAGGCTCAGGTTCAGTCTGAGTATGACTATGCGGGCGTGACATTCGAAGGAAACGCCTTTGTTTCTGAAGCTCGCAGTTCGCAATTACCGCTGTTATCCACCGGGACGCATATTCACTCCTGGCGGTACCTGCACATCAAGCGTTGGATCGATATCGCGGGCTCCCTGCTGATGATTGCATTATCGATCATCCCGGGCGTCATTATTGCAGCAGCCATCGCTCTTACTTCGGAAGGCCCAATCTTCTACAGAGAGATGAGGATTGGACGCGGTGGCAGACCCTTTCGCATCTGGAAGTTCCGTTCGATGTGCCAGAAGGCCGAGTGGCGCGAGGTCGTGAAAGCCGGTCCTTCCAGCGGAAATTTCCTGCACTGGAGAGTTCACAAGAACCTGCGCGATCCCCGCATTACGGCGGTCGGCGGTTTTCTTCGCCGCTGGAGCCTGGATGAACTTCCTCAGGTAATGAACGTCCTCCGCGGAGAAATGTCGCTTATCGGCCCTCGTCCGGTGATCGATGCGGAGGTGCCCTTGTATGGACATCTGCAGCACTTTTATCTTGCAGCTACCCCCGGGCTCTCGGGTTTGTGGCAAGTCTCAGGACGAAGCAACATCAGCTTTGCAGCGCGTGCGGATCTTGATGCGCACTATGTCCGGAATTGGAGTCTGCGATCGGATTTCGGCATTCTCTTGCGGACCATTCCTGCAGTCCTTGGTCGGGTCGGAGCGCGGTAA